In the Bacteroidales bacterium genome, TTCATTTTAACTCTTTTTAAGACAACAAAGATAGAAAAGAATTTTTTTGAATACAAAATGGATTTTGGTAAAGAAATTCATTGATGTCAGTTAAATAAAAACCCTGACTGAAATAGATTTCTCTGCCACCTGTGTGGCATCGAAGAAAGACACAGGTCCCCAGAATGGTCAGCGTCTCTACATTCCCCGGCATTCCAGAATCGTAATTTCGAAATCGTCAATCCCTTCGGCAAGCTGGCTTCGACAGGCTCAGCCACCGCAGAGCAGGCGTCAATCGTAAATCAAAAATCGTCAATCGTAAATCGTCAATCGTCTGGCTGTTTGTTACCTTTGTCGCCTTTTCTTTATCAATAAAAGAGACAGATTTACATCCATGAGGCTTGCAAGGCTCCACAAAACATTAACACTTTCCGAACGCCACACTTTCAGGCTTCACCTGGGCTACAGCGTCATCGAAGGATTTATTCTGGGTGTGCTGGCGCTTAATGAGTTTGTGTTTATCAAGAGTCTGTCGGGTTCTGATTACGAGCTGGGCATCCTGTTTCAGTCGAGCATGTTGGTGTTTTTGCTGCTGGTGTTTGTTAATGAATTCCTAAAACGCATCCGGCGGCGTCGGATTTTCCTGCGCTGGACAGGCGTCATCACACGGCTGCCGCTGTTGCTGCTGTTTTTCTTCCCACGCTCACCCGAAGTCTATCAGAGCGGTGCCCTCTGGCATGTTATCTTCCTGGCCATTTTTCTGGTCTACTATCTGGCCGCGCTGGTCATCAATCCTACCATCAACCTGCTGCTCAAAAACAACTACAGCCATCAGAATTTTGGCACGCTCTATAGCTATTCACAGTCGGCCAACAAGGTGGTGCTGCTGGTGGTGACTTTCCTTTACGGTTTGCTGCTCGATGCCGACAACTACGCCTTTACTTATATTTTTCCTGTGGCGGGCGCGCTGGGCATGGTGTCGGTGTTTTTGCTTTCAAAGATCGACTATTCGCCGCCAGAAGTTATTCATCTTAAGACCACCTTTGGCCAGTCGGTAAAGAACTCAATGAAGAACATGTTTCTGATCCTTAAAAATAACCGCCCTTACCTTCATTTCCAGATTGGTTTCATGCTTTATGGTATTGCCTTTATGTCCACTGTCGCTGTGATAACCATCTTTTTTTACAATGCGCTGGGGCTTAATTATTCGAGTGTGGCGTTTTATAAAAATGCTTTCAACATCTTGGCGATACTGCTGCTGCCGATCTTTGGCCGCATCATGGGGCGGCTCGACCCACGCCGCTTTGCCATTATTACCTACGCGTCGCTGGCCGGTTATCTCTTCGCGCTGATTCTTACCGAATACCTTCCCTATTTCACTACCATCTGGGGATTAAAAATCTACTACACGCTTATTCTTTACGTGATCAGTCAGGGCTTTTTTGCCTCTACCATGGTATTGCTTTGGAACATCGGCTCTGCTTATTTTGGCCACGACCATCAGGCCGACATCTATCAATCGACGCATCTTTTCCTCACCGGCGTGCGCGCCATCTTTGCCCCGCTCGCCGGCATCTTCATCTATCAGCAATTTGGCTACACCATCACTTTTGGCATCGGCATCATAGCATTATTGCTGGCAATCGTGCTGATGCAGTGGTCGTACCGGCAGCAGAAGGTTAGGTGATAAATTCCAAATGACAATAAGACAAAATTCAAAATAATTTCAAAAATCAAAATCGCAGGTAGCTTTAACATTTGGAATTTTTAAAATTGGCATTTATTTGCCATTTGAGATTTGTTATTTGGTTGTTTGTTAGAAAAACATATTCGGCTTTATGGTGAGGCACTTCTTAGCGTGCCTCATTTTGCTACTGGCTGTCAGTTTTATTGCTACTTTTATCGCCTTTATTTACTGTGTTAATCTATCGGAACCTATGTCCAGACAACTTACTTTGCAACTATCAGCATTGCTTGTTTTTTCGCTGTTCTCGCTTCATTTGCTTTCGCAAAATGAGATTGCTTTTCCTTTCGCCGCCATGCCAGAGGCTCCTGCGACTTTGCTCTTTGATTATCCCACGCAAGTAAACGCCGGAGATGCCTTTGTGCTTACCTGCACGATTAAAAAAAACAGACCCGTTGCCAGCAGCACACTCACTTTTATCACTGTTCCGGGATTTGCTGTGCAGCCTTTTACCCTGGCGGGCGCAAAAGTTGATAGCAACGGCAACAAAACAACACTTTCGTGGAAAGCATTCATCGAAAACCCACAAATATCTTTTTCGATAAAGGTTGCCACCGGTAATCTTCCGCAAAGCGTTTATCCATTGATAACAGAATACAGCGATAGCCACGGGTACCAAAGCAGGCAAACGCTCAGTATTTATTTGCAAAATCCGGCGCCGGAGCGGGAGTATGTAGCCGACCCTTTTGCAGGTAAAAATCCCTACACGCTGACGCTTCTGCATCCCGAAACGGTAAAACCCAAAGAGGAATTTGAAATTAAAATGCAGCTTGCAAAAGGAAAAAATACCGGAGCTGCCTCTGTTATGCTCAGAATACCATCCGCTGCTTCGATAACGCTTGACGGCTATCCGGAAGCATTTTTTGAGAACGGGCAGCTTGTGGCCAACATCCCGACGATGCCATCGAGTCCTGTTTTTGAAATTACAGCCCACGTAAAGAATAATGCCCAACGTCAGGCTGTTTATCCTGTTCGTGCATCCGTTACCTACAACGACGGTTTTACAGCTTCATGGGAAAGTTTTATTTACACCGGGCAAAAAAGCGCTATAACACCACCGGTAAAATCTCCTTCTGCCAAAAGAATTTACGACACCACTTCGGTTTTTTCGCGCCTCGACAGCCTGCTCAGCGAGTGGACAGCAACCGTACCGGCTGTTAAAACCCGACCGCCGGACACCAAAAACCAAACACCTGTTGCAGCAGATCCTCCGATTGAAACAAACACTAAAGCTGCCGAAGCAAAACCGGAAACTGATTTTACTAACAATGAAATCCCTAAAAATTCTTTTTATGCTGTTCAGGTTGTCGCATCAAAAGCACCACTTGAAACCTTGAAAAGTTTCCTGCAGTCGATGGGCATACAGCACATCGTCCACGAGAATTACGATGGCATTTATTACCGCTATTGTGTTGGCGAATTTGAAACGGCAGATCAGGCAAAAATCGCCTTGGCGCTGATTTCAGAGGCGGGATTCCCGGATGCATTTGTGGTATATATCGAAGATGCCCAACGGTGCAAGAAGATAGATTAACGCAGTCCTCTAAGGGAATTTTAGAGATTTGTTTGGAGTTTGCCTGTCGGGAGGCTCTTACAATCATTAATATGCATCGAGTTTGTTGCCACACATCATGCAATAGCGTGCATCGATGTTGTGGAGTGTGTGCCCACAGTTGGAACAAGGAGTAGCCGTCTCAGTTGAAATTTTGGTATCCAATTTTATCATTTCGCTGGAGAGGATGCCTGTAGGAACGGCGATAATAGCATAGCCCAAAATCATGATGATAGAAGCAATGAATTGCCCGACTACCGTAAGGGGGGTGATATCTCCAAAACCTACCGTGGTAAGCGTAACGATGGCCCAATAAACACTTCGTGGTATACTGGTGAAACCGCTTTCAGGCCCTTCGATCAGATACATCAGCGACCCCATGATGACCACGATGGTGAGAATTACCTCCATAAAAACAATGATTTTATATTTGCTCTGACGCAGCGCTATCTGCAGCATCTGCGAAGCTCTTAGATAACGGCTGAGCTTGAGAACACGGAAAATTCGCAACATACGCACGATACGGATTACCAATAGATATTGGCTACCCACCAGCAATATACTTAAGTAAGTAGGCAATATCGAAAGCAGATCGATGATGCCATAAAAGCTGCGGACATATTTGAGCGGCTTGCGGCTAATGATTAGACGAAAAATATACTCAACAGTAAAAAGCAGCGTAAAAAACCACTCTAACCACAGAAACAGGTGGCGGTAGCTGATATGCATCGCGACTACAGTGTCGAGCATCACTGTTATCACACTCAAAACGATAGATATCAACAGGATGATGTCGAAGAGTCGACCAGACTTGGTATCTGCCAGAAAAACAATTTGATACCATTTGTCACGGTGGGTTCGTGGAGGGGTTTTTCGGGTCATAATGCTTAAGAATTAATGTCGGCCAAAAATAATAAAAGTCTCAAAACCCTTCGAAGATACCCAGGCCAAAAAGCGCATAGTCGTAGCGCACAGGATCATCCACATCAAAGGCACGCAGACGTTCGGTGAGGCTGAGGGCAGCGGCAAAATTATCACTTCCGGGAGATAGCAGTCCGAGTTTGCGTGCGACGCGACCGCTGTGCACGTCGAGCGGACAAATGAGCTGTGCAGGAGTGATGCGTTTCCAAATGCCGAAATCTACACTGTTGTTATCGCGACGCACCATCCACCGCAAGAACATATTGAGCCGTTTGGCAGTAGCATTTTTTGAAATGTTTGCTACATGTTTTTCCGTGCGTGGTGGATGATCCAGCGAGAAGAAAGTGTTCCGAAAATTTACAAGCGCCGTTGCTACATCCTTCACATCCTCCTGGCCTTCGCAAAAAACATTTTCCAAATCAACATGGTTTTGATAAATATTTTTGAGCGCCCACATAAAATATTCGCAGTCGGTACCATTGAAAGTGCGATGTACAAATTGCCGGAAAGGCTTCAGATCGTTATCCGTAAAATTAAGCACAAAGTCGTGCGGCGCCATGTCCATCATCTGCACCAGCCGCCGTGCATTGCTGATGGCCACTTTGCGCTGCCCCCAAGCCAGCGTGGCAGCAAAAAGGCCGGCTATCTCAATATCTTCTTTGCGCGAAAACAAATGTGGAACCGAAACAGGATCAGTCGCGATAAACGCATGAGAATTGTATTGCGCTGCCTTTTGGTCGAGGAAGGCTTTGAGATTATTCAATTTTTCTTAATCAAATTATTATTAAACCTGAAATCGAGACCCGGGTAACAGGATTATTTGCCACTCCCTTACTCTAAAACAAAGCAGCCCCGGCAAATTGTTCCGCCGAGGCTGCTGATTTTATAGCCATGAAACTTAAAATCACTTTAGTTGATGTCTGCCCTTTATAAAATTTCCAAAATCCAAATAATCTTAATCCAACAACTTGTTTTTTAGGATTTATCTTTCCTTAGAAATTTCGTATCAGGACTTTGCTTTGTTACGCTACTTCCAGCACCATTTCGGGATTTTCCATTCCCGCTTTCAGAGCGTCTTCGTTCATCGGGATGAGGTGGTGATAGCGTTCATGAATCGATTTTTTCAATCCACTGATAACGTTTTCAAGTTTTACAATGGGTTTAATCTTTAAGTAAGCCCCCAGCACAATCATGTTAAAAATCTTGGTGTTGCCCATTTCGGAGGCAATCCGCGAGCCTTCAATCTTGTAGATATTAATGTCGGTGCGTTCGGGATGCCGGCTGATGCCGTTGGGATCGTAAAGCAGAAGGCCTCCCGGCTTAACTGATTTCTCGAACTTGTCCATACTCTGCTGGTTGAGCAGGATGGCGGTATCGAAAAAGTTGAGTACCGGCGAGCTGATACGTTCGTCGCTAACGATCACCGTAACGTTGGCGGTGCCGCCACGCATCTCCGGGCCGTAGGATGGCATCCAGCTCACTTCCTGGTTTTGCATGATTCCGGAATAGGCCAGAATTTTGCCCATCGAAAGTACGCCCTGACCTCCAAATCCTGCGATGATTATTTCTTCTGTCATGATATTTCTTTTTAATTATCTGTTAAAATATTTCCTTCGCAGCACGCTAGTTATCGTCAGTTTTCACCAACTGTCCATCCACTTTGATATCGCCTAAAGGATAAAAAGGGAACATGTTATCAACCATCCACTGGTTGGCTTTCACCGGTGAGAGTTTCCAGCCAGAGTTGCAGTTGGATACTATTTCGACGAAAGTGAGGCCTTTGTTTTCTTTTTGAATATCAAAAGCTTTGCGGATAGCTCTTTTGGCTCTGCGCACTGCTGCTGGAGTGTGGACTGCCTGGCGCGAAACGAAATTCGTTCCGGGTAGCTGGGCGATAAGCTCGGTAATTTTCAGCGGGTTGCCCATGTTCTTAAGATTACGGCCGTAAGGCGATGTAGATGTCTTCATGCCTTCGATTGTGGTAGGTGCCATCTGTCCGCCCGTCATTCCGTAGATGCCGTTGTTGATAAAGACGATAGTGATGTTTTCGCCACGGTTGCAGGCATGAATAGTTTCGGCAGTGCCGATTGCAGCCAGGTCGCCGTCGCCCTGATAGGTAAAAACAACCTTGTTAGGATAGCAGCGCTTTACGGCGGTAGCTACTGCAGGAGCACGTCCGTGAGCAGCCTGTATCATATCGATGTTCATAAAATCGTAGGCCAACACCGAGCAACCAACCGGAGCAATACCAATGGTTTGCTCACAGACACCCAGCTCTTCTATTATCTCCATCACGATGCGGTGTGCCGTGCCATGGCCGCAGCCGGGGCAGTAAGACAACACGTTGTCGGTCATTAGCGGTGTTTTTTTATAAACAAGATTTTCTTCTTTTATAATATCTTTGAGTTCTATCATTGATTAACCTCCGATAATTTGATTTTCTAATGCTTTCAATACTTCTTCGGGAGAGTGGATAATGCCGCCATAACGACCATAATGTTCCACTTTTACTATACCTTCCACCGACAGTCTGATGTCTTCGACCATTTGGCCGGCGCTCATCTCTACCGAAAGGATGCCTTTGAGTCGGGGGGCCATTTCTTTGAGCACTTTGGATGGGAAGGGGTACAAAGTGATGGGGCGTAGCAGCCCTACTTTGATGCCTTTGGCGCGCGCCAGCACCAACGACTTCTGTGCAATACGTGCGCTGGAGCCATAGGCCACCATCAGGTATTCTGCGTCTTCGGTCTGGAAAGTCTCGTAGCGAACCTCTTCGGCTTCCATGCGACGGTATTTCTCCTGCAGTTTGTGGTTGTGAGCCTCCATCCTCAGCGAGTCCAGGTCGAGCGAGGTGATAATGTTGCGCTCGCGGCTGGCGGGACGGCCTGTAGCAGCCCAGCTCCCATTAAGCTTCACTATCTCTTCATCGGTCCAGCGTGGCTTCTGTTCTTTCAGCTCCACTTTTTCCATCATCTGGCCTATCATACCATCGGAAAGAATCATCACCGGGTTACGATATTTAAAAGCTATTTCAAAACCCAGCTCGATAAAGTCGGCCATTTCCTGCACGGAGGCAGGTGCCAGCGTGAAAAGACGATAGTCGCCATGACCACCCCCTTTTACAGTTTGGAAATAGTCGGCCTGTGAAGGCTGGATAGTTCCCAGTCCTGGGCCGGCACGCACCACGTTAGCGATAACGCAGGGCAACTCGGCGCCTGCGATGTAGGAGATACCTTCCTGATAAAGGCTGATGCCCGGACTTGAGGAGCTGGTAAAGATTTTTTTGCCTGCAGCTGCGGCACCATACACCATATTAATAGCTGCCAGCTCACTCTCGGCCTGGAGCACTACCATACCGGTGCGATCTTCCGGCTTTTCTGCCATCAGATACTCGAGCACCTCGCTCTGCGGTGTGATAGGGTAGCCGAAATAGCCATCAACTCCTTCGCGGATAGCCGCTTCGGCGATGGCTTCATTTCCTTTCATTAATTTTAATTCACCCATATTCGATTCGAATTTTTAAAATGCGTTTTTTCTTTAAGCCGTCTTTTTCACCCGATAAACGGTAATTACGCCATCGGGACAAACGACAGCACAATTAGTACATCCTGTACAGGCCTCGGGCTGCGCCATGTATGCGTAGTGATAACCTTTGCTGTTGACTTCGCTCGCCAGTTCTATTACGTTGGTCGGGCATGCGGCTATGCATACCTCGCAGCCTTTGCAACGCTCTGTGTCGACGACGATAGCTCCTTGAACTCTTGCCATAGTAATTCAGTGTTTTAAAGTTTGTAATCTTAATTATCGAGCTACGAAAGTAGATTATTTAAACTTATTTAAGACACAAATGGGTAGGCTTTCGCCCTTACAAAATCTAATCGGCGCCGCTACCACAGCAAAACGATGGCTTACCGGCTGGTGCCGACAATCGGTAATTCCCGCATTCACACCGTGAAACAGCTCGGCAAGTAGATTTTTGGATTTGATCAGTGCCGCTTCGTGCGGATCAATTCACGGGGTGACTTTCACCAACTCTTGCCAGTCACCCCGTGAATAAGTCCAAACATTTGGTCTTTAGTTTTAATCGGTGCTGCTTCGTGCGGGACAATTCACTGGCTGACTTTCGCCAACTCTTACCAGTCACACCGTGAATCAGCTCGACAAGTCAGTTTTAAGTTTTAATCAATACTGCTTCGTGCGGGACAATTCACGGGGTGGCTTTCATTATTTATCTTAATTCCTTCACCTCCACCTTCAGTTCAAATTGGCGGGTAATGAAAACGCGCTATTTTTGCCGCTTATTAAATAAAGAAGTACATGGATTTATTGGTAGCAGAAAAAGTACGCAAACAGTTTGCGGGTCATCTCGCTTTGGACGACGTGAGCATCGCGGTGCCCGAAGGGAGCATCTTCGGGTTGTTGGGGCCAAATGGTGCCGGCAAGACCACCCTCATCCGGATCATCAACAACATTACGGCTCCCGATAGCGGACAGCTGTGGTTCGACAGGCGCCCCATCCGCACCAGCGATGTAAACCTTATCGGCTATCTGCCCGAAGAACGCGGCCTGTATAAAAAGATGAAAGTCGGCGAACAGGCTGTTTATCTGGCGCAACTCAAGGGGCTTAAGAAAGCTGAAGCTACAAAAGCCCTCAAAGAGTGGTTTGAGAAGTTCGACATCGGCGCCTGGTGGAACAATAAAGTGGAAGAGCTTTCCAAAGGAATGCAGCAGAAGATTCAGTTTATCGTAACAGTGCTGCACAACCCGCGCCTGCTGATCTTCGACGAGCCTTTCAGCGGTTTCGACCCCATCAATGTTAATCTGATCAAAGACGAAATCCTGAAAATTCGCGACAACGGCGGAACCATTATCTTTTCTACCCACAACATGTCGTCGGTGGAGGAGCTTTGCGACCACATCGCACTCATCGACAATGCTGTGAAGATACTCGACGGGCCCATGAGCGACATACGCGCTGCCAATAAAGAAAATATGTTTGGTTTGCGTTACCGCAATGCCGGCACCGACCTGGCGCAGCACCTGCCTGGCAACTATCAGCTCCGCGAAAAAAATGATGATGGCGATTTTATAGATGTGAAAATTAAAATCCCATTGGTTGATTCCCCAAACGATCTTTTGAATCTGGCCATCCAACATGTGGAGGTGCATGGCTTCTTTGAGATTTTGCCCACCATGAACGACATTTTTATCCAAACCGTTGAAGCATACCAAAAACAAAGAAATCATGCATAAAATATTCATCATCATCCGCCGCGAATATCTTACGCGTGTGCGCAAAAAGTCTTTCCTGATTATGACCCTGCTGGGGCCTATTCTGATGGCCGCGGTGTATGTGTTGCCCATCTACCTCATGACACTCACCGACGAAGTAAAGGTAGTGCAGGTACTCGATGAGTCAGGCGCCTTTATTAAAACATTAAAAAGCACCGACGACTTTATTTTCACGCCGATCGAAACTTCCTTCGAGCAGGCAAAACAAGAGTTTGCCACCAGTGGCGACTATGGGCTGCTTTACATTCCGAGAACTGAACTCAGCGTGCCCGTTACCGGAATATTTTATTCTACCCAGCAGCCTTCCATCGCTGTCACATCCTATATTAAAAATGTGATGAAACGAGAAGTGGAAAGCCTCAAACTGCAGGCAAGTGGCGTCGACCCGGACGTGTTGCGCTCCATCCAGTCGAGCATTGTGCTAAGCACCATCAAAATTGACGAAAGTGGCGCAGAAGAGAAAAGCTCAATGGAAATAAGCTTTGGACTTAGCATCTTTGCCGCGATGCTCATCTATCTGTTCATTTTCATTTTTGGTTCCCAGGTGATGCGTGGCGTCATCGAAGAAAAAACCAACCGTATTATAGAGGTCATCATTTCGTCGGTAAGACCTTTTGAATTGATGATGGGGAAAATTGTCGGCGTGGCGCTGGTAGGGCTTACGCAGTTTATGTTGTGGATAGTGCTCACCACTATTATTATCGGCGTTTTTACAGTGTCGGTGGGAAGTGAGGTGACCGCCGGCGCACAACAGATGGTGACTACTCAGGGCAAAGTGCTCTCGCAGGAGGAGCTTGCACAAATGGCAGAAAGTACTGATAACAGCATGGCCGCGCAGGTTATCGAAGGGATACAAAGCATTAACGTAGGCGCCATGGTCGGCTCGTTTTTGTTCTATTTTCTTTTTGGATATCTGCTTTACGGAGCGCTCTTTGCCGCCATTGGTTCCGCTGTAGATAACGAAACCGACACACAGCAGTTTATGCTTCCCATCACGGCGCCGCTTATCCTCTCTATGGTTATGCTTGGATTTATCGTGGGCAATCCCAACGGACCGGTAGCGTTTTGGCTATCCATCATTCCGTTTACGTCGCCTGTGGTAATGATGGCGCGCATCCCGTTTGGCGTTCCGATTTGGCAGATATGGCTGTCGATGGGAACGCTGATATTGGGTTTTCTGGCAACTACCTGGTTGGCAGCTAAGATTTATCGCACCGGCATACTTATGTATGGCAAGCGCACCAGCTACCGTGAACTCTGGAAATGGATCAAATACCGGGATTAAAAAAATAGAAATATGGATTACATAAAAATTGATTTTGAAATTAGCGGAGAAGATATCGCCGCCACCTCCGAAATGCTCATCGCATGGCTGGGGGAATTGCCTTTTGATAGTTTTGAAGAAAACGAAAAAGGTATTGCCGGCTATATGCCGCAAAAGCTGTTCGACAACGAACAACTGACCGAAACTTTAAGGGAAATTGATTTACCGGACATCATCACATTTAAAACCAGCCTGATCCCTGATCAGAACTGGAACAAGGTGTGGGAAAGCAACTTCGAGCCGGTGACGATTGCCGGCAGATGCTATGTGCGGGCGCCTTTTCATCCCAAAAAAGACGACGCCGAATACGAGATGATAATTGAACCCAAGATGTCATTTGGCACTGCCCATCACGAAACTACCGCCATGATGCTGGAATATGTACTGGAAACTGACTGGTACGACAAACATTTTCTCGACATGGGCTGCGGCACCGGCGCGCTGGCCATTCTGGCTTCGATGCGCGGCGCTCCGTCGGGCGTTGCCATCGACAACGATGAATGGGCTTTTGAAAACACCAAAGAAAACCTTGTTCGCAACAACACCACCAACATTGCAGTTCGGATGGGTGGTAAAGAAGAAATTGGCGACGAGCAGTTTGATATCATTCTTGCCAACATCAACCGCAACATTTTGCTCGACCAGATGGAGACGTATGGCCGGGTGCTGCAGCCGGGCGGGCTGCTTTTTATGAGCGGCTTTTATAAAGAAGATGTGCAGGCCATTACCGAAGCGGCCTCGCGATTTGGCATCAGCCTGCAGCATCAGCGTGAGCAAAACAAGTGGGTGGCCGTGAAAATGATAAAAGAATAGGATTCATTAATTGTGTTGAGTTTGTGATCGGATGAAGTGTTTCAAAATATTTCCTGTATTGTTGCTGCTGCTGATTTCCGGAACACTTCCGGGACAGGCGTTGCGATCGTTCAGCACCGACTCGGTGGTGTACATGCAGGAAATGCGTACTTTTTTTGATCAAGTTATTAATAAAGAAAACAAAGCCGAAGCGCTGGCAACGCTTGAAACCTTTGGCTCTCTTTGGCAAAACGAATCTTTTGGCGCCAACGAAAAGCAGCAGATTTATCAGCTCAGCAATCTCATGCTGAGCAAGCGTATGCGCTCTTACCCCGACTTTGTGCAGTTTCTTCAGGCGCTTGGCGCGATGAAAACAAAACCTCTGGCTCCCGACAGTTATCGAAACTGGCTCCGCGGGGCAGGTCTTACCCTCGAAAGAACCAGAGGTGGCCGCGACTTTGAGTCACTGCTACAATTCACTTTGTGGCTGCTCAACGAAAACGTGTTGTATCGCACGCGCACCTTCGAATGGCGTGCGGGCACCGAAAATTATACTTTCATCGCCGACAGCACTTTCAGGGTGTCGTTTTCCGAACTTGATTTAAAAGGTGTTGCCAAAAACGACAGCACCACGCTCCGGGGCACCAGTGGCACCTACGATCCCGTTGAGGAAATTTGGATTGGATCAGGCGGCATGATCACCTGGCAGCGTGCAGGTTTGCCCGTCGACAGTGTATATGTGCTGCTTAGCGACTACCAGATGAATTTGCGTTCGTCGGGCCTTACCGCCGACAGCGTGCGCTTTTACAACCTCTCGTATTTCGGGCAGCCGCTGCTGGGAAGTGTCGAAGAAAAAGTTTCGGCCAATGTCATCAGTCCCGAAAACGCGCTCTATCCTTTTTTCCAATCCTATGTTCGAAGCCTTTTTATCGAAGGCCTTTTTAATGATGTGGATTATGAAGGTGGTTTTGCTATGAAAGGTGCTAAGATTTTTGGCAGCGGCGATGAATCTACGCCGGCAAAGCTCACCTTTAAACGACCCTACCGCGACAAGCACGGAAAGTATGATTTGCTCATTGCCCGCTCTGATGCTTTTGTGATGGAACCCGACCGCATCAATGCCGCCAGCGCTGCCGTCACCATTTATCACCAGGACGACTCTTTGTTTCATGCCGGCCTGCGTTTCCGCTACATGCACCCAAAGCGGGAAGTGTCGATGTTGCGCACCGACCGCGGCCTGATGGAAAGCCCCTGGTTTGACACCTACCACAACGTAGATATCCACTGCGAAGGATTGTACTGGCGAATGGACGAACCGGAGATACGCTTTCGTGCGCTGATGGGCGTGCAGCAAGTGAGCAACGCTACTTTCGTGAGCCGCAAATTTTACGACGAAAGAATGTACGACATTATCCAGGGCATCGATAATACCAGCCCGCTGGTAAGGCTTTATCAATATTCAAAACAATACGACACACGGCAATTTTACATCGAGGAGCTGGCGAAGTTTATCAAATATCCGGTAAACCAAACCGAGTCGATGGTGATAGGGCTGGCACGCGAAGGGTTTATTTTTTATAACCTCGAAAAACAACAAGGCATTATCACCGACAAGGCTTTTCATTTTGTAAATGCCCGAAGCCTACGCACCGATTACG is a window encoding:
- a CDS encoding ATP-binding cassette domain-containing protein; translated protein: MDLLVAEKVRKQFAGHLALDDVSIAVPEGSIFGLLGPNGAGKTTLIRIINNITAPDSGQLWFDRRPIRTSDVNLIGYLPEERGLYKKMKVGEQAVYLAQLKGLKKAEATKALKEWFEKFDIGAWWNNKVEELSKGMQQKIQFIVTVLHNPRLLIFDEPFSGFDPINVNLIKDEILKIRDNGGTIIFSTHNMSSVEELCDHIALIDNAVKILDGPMSDIRAANKENMFGLRYRNAGTDLAQHLPGNYQLREKNDDGDFIDVKIKIPLVDSPNDLLNLAIQHVEVHGFFEILPTMNDIFIQTVEAYQKQRNHA
- a CDS encoding ABC transporter permease, with the protein product MHKIFIIIRREYLTRVRKKSFLIMTLLGPILMAAVYVLPIYLMTLTDEVKVVQVLDESGAFIKTLKSTDDFIFTPIETSFEQAKQEFATSGDYGLLYIPRTELSVPVTGIFYSTQQPSIAVTSYIKNVMKREVESLKLQASGVDPDVLRSIQSSIVLSTIKIDESGAEEKSSMEISFGLSIFAAMLIYLFIFIFGSQVMRGVIEEKTNRIIEVIISSVRPFELMMGKIVGVALVGLTQFMLWIVLTTIIIGVFTVSVGSEVTAGAQQMVTTQGKVLSQEELAQMAESTDNSMAAQVIEGIQSINVGAMVGSFLFYFLFGYLLYGALFAAIGSAVDNETDTQQFMLPITAPLILSMVMLGFIVGNPNGPVAFWLSIIPFTSPVVMMARIPFGVPIWQIWLSMGTLILGFLATTWLAAKIYRTGILMYGKRTSYRELWKWIKYRD
- the prmA gene encoding 50S ribosomal protein L11 methyltransferase; the encoded protein is MDYIKIDFEISGEDIAATSEMLIAWLGELPFDSFEENEKGIAGYMPQKLFDNEQLTETLREIDLPDIITFKTSLIPDQNWNKVWESNFEPVTIAGRCYVRAPFHPKKDDAEYEMIIEPKMSFGTAHHETTAMMLEYVLETDWYDKHFLDMGCGTGALAILASMRGAPSGVAIDNDEWAFENTKENLVRNNTTNIAVRMGGKEEIGDEQFDIILANINRNILLDQMETYGRVLQPGGLLFMSGFYKEDVQAITEAASRFGISLQHQREQNKWVAVKMIKE